In Pseudobacter ginsenosidimutans, the following are encoded in one genomic region:
- the alaS gene encoding alanine--tRNA ligase: protein MITSAAIRQHFLDFFKSKGHTIVPSAPIVLKNDPTLLFTNAGMNQFKDYFLGNKQAPHKRVADTQKCLRVSGKHNDLEEVGVDTYHHTMFEMLGNWSFGDYFKTEAIAWSWELLNVVFQIPKDRLYVTVFEGDPELNLPKDEEAMNEWKKWVAEDRILLGKKKDNFWEMGDTGPCGPCTEIHVDCRSDEERAKSNGASLVNNDHPQVIEIWNNVFIQFNRLKDGSLEPLPAKHVDTGMGFERLVRVLQGKQSNYDTDVFSETIAATGNIVHKKYDGSDSRQAIAFRVIADHIRAISFTIADGQLPSNTGAGYVIRRILRRAVRYYYSYLDYKQPLLHQLLPVIAHQFRDVFPELQQQQDFVKKVIREEEEAFLRTLDKGLKRIDDVIKTATNGTIEGSVAFELYDTYGFPIDLTLLIARENNLAVDEKGFEKEMQQQKDRSRAATTLDTEDWVQLVKDGKENQSPNFAGYDMLELQTKVLKYRKIKAKGKESYQLVLNTTPFYAESGGQVGDTGFLSFDGEMVPVTDTKKENDLIIHFTDKLPVNITAPVDARVDAERRKCTAVHHSATHLLHAALRKVLGTHVAQKGSLVNEEYLRFDFSHFAKMTDEEISKVEAIVNQKIRENIPVVIKEMPKEEAMQSGAMALFGEKYADVVRVVIIDPNYSVELCGGTHVGSTGEIGIFRIKQETAVAAGVRRVEAVSGYAAEKYIDEQSAELKQVKLALKNPKDAVKAVEQLQSENSDLKKKLDHLENRILVGVRNELLQKDQIIDGVTYIGEIIEVGNADALKKLAFDLKNNLHDYVAVLCANIGGKPFVAVGISDTVVAAKQLDAGKIIKEHIAPLIKGGGGGQKNLATAGGQDASQLQAVIEKVKGLL from the coding sequence ATGATCACAAGTGCCGCCATACGCCAGCATTTTCTGGATTTTTTCAAATCGAAGGGCCATACCATCGTTCCTTCCGCTCCCATCGTTCTAAAAAATGATCCTACCCTGCTTTTCACCAATGCAGGTATGAACCAGTTCAAAGATTACTTCCTGGGCAATAAACAAGCCCCCCATAAGCGCGTGGCGGATACCCAGAAATGTCTTCGCGTCAGCGGAAAACATAACGACCTCGAAGAAGTAGGTGTTGACACCTATCACCATACCATGTTCGAAATGCTCGGGAACTGGAGCTTCGGCGACTATTTCAAAACAGAAGCGATCGCCTGGAGCTGGGAACTGCTCAATGTGGTTTTCCAGATCCCGAAAGATCGGCTGTACGTGACCGTTTTTGAAGGAGATCCGGAACTGAACCTCCCTAAAGATGAAGAAGCTATGAACGAGTGGAAAAAATGGGTGGCTGAAGACCGCATCCTGCTCGGAAAGAAAAAAGACAATTTCTGGGAGATGGGCGATACCGGCCCCTGCGGCCCCTGTACCGAGATCCATGTAGACTGCCGTTCCGATGAAGAAAGAGCCAAATCCAATGGCGCCTCCCTCGTGAACAACGACCACCCCCAGGTGATCGAGATCTGGAACAACGTATTCATCCAGTTCAACCGCCTGAAAGACGGTTCCCTCGAACCACTGCCCGCCAAACATGTGGATACGGGTATGGGATTCGAGAGACTGGTGCGCGTGCTCCAGGGCAAACAATCCAACTACGATACCGATGTTTTCAGCGAAACCATCGCAGCTACCGGTAATATCGTTCATAAAAAATATGATGGCAGCGACAGCCGTCAGGCCATCGCATTCCGCGTGATCGCCGACCATATCCGCGCCATCAGCTTCACTATCGCTGATGGACAACTGCCCTCCAATACCGGCGCCGGCTACGTGATCCGCAGGATCCTCCGCCGCGCCGTGCGTTACTATTATTCTTATCTCGATTACAAACAACCACTGCTTCATCAACTGTTGCCGGTGATCGCTCACCAGTTCAGGGATGTATTCCCCGAACTGCAGCAACAGCAGGATTTTGTGAAAAAAGTGATCAGGGAAGAAGAAGAAGCATTCCTCCGTACACTCGATAAAGGTCTCAAACGCATCGACGATGTGATCAAAACCGCTACCAACGGAACCATCGAAGGCAGCGTTGCCTTTGAACTGTACGATACCTATGGGTTTCCTATCGACCTCACCCTTCTCATCGCCCGTGAGAATAATCTCGCTGTAGATGAAAAAGGATTCGAGAAAGAAATGCAGCAGCAGAAAGACCGCAGCCGCGCCGCTACCACACTCGACACGGAAGACTGGGTACAATTGGTGAAAGATGGAAAAGAGAATCAAAGCCCCAACTTCGCAGGCTATGATATGCTGGAACTGCAAACCAAAGTGCTGAAGTACCGCAAGATCAAAGCCAAAGGCAAGGAGTCCTATCAGCTCGTACTCAACACCACGCCATTCTATGCGGAAAGTGGTGGCCAGGTGGGAGATACCGGCTTCCTCAGCTTCGATGGCGAAATGGTGCCCGTTACCGATACCAAAAAAGAGAATGACCTCATCATTCACTTTACCGATAAATTACCCGTGAACATCACGGCCCCTGTAGATGCAAGGGTGGATGCAGAACGCCGCAAATGCACCGCAGTTCATCACTCCGCTACTCACCTGCTGCACGCTGCACTGCGTAAAGTACTCGGCACGCATGTGGCGCAAAAAGGTTCGCTGGTGAATGAGGAGTATCTGCGTTTCGACTTCTCGCATTTCGCCAAGATGACCGACGAAGAGATCAGCAAAGTGGAAGCCATCGTGAACCAAAAGATCCGCGAGAATATTCCTGTAGTGATCAAAGAAATGCCAAAGGAAGAAGCCATGCAATCCGGCGCTATGGCGCTGTTCGGTGAAAAATATGCCGATGTTGTACGCGTGGTGATCATCGATCCGAATTATTCGGTAGAGCTTTGCGGTGGAACGCATGTTGGCTCAACCGGGGAGATCGGCATCTTCCGCATCAAACAGGAAACCGCCGTAGCCGCCGGTGTAAGAAGGGTGGAAGCCGTAAGCGGATACGCTGCTGAAAAATATATCGATGAACAATCCGCTGAACTGAAACAGGTGAAGCTGGCGCTCAAGAATCCCAAAGACGCGGTGAAAGCCGTTGAACAGTTACAGTCAGAGAACAGCGACCTTAAAAAGAAACTCGACCATCTCGAAAACCGCATATTGGTTGGCGTTAGGAACGAGTTGCTGCAGAAAGACCAGATCATCGATGGCGTTACCTATATCGGTGAGATCATAGAAGTAGGCAATGCCGATGCTTTGAAGAAACTCGCCTTCGATCTGAAAAATAACCTGCATGATTATGTGGCTGTGCTCTGCGCCAATATCGGCGGTAAACCATTTGTTGCCGTTGGTATCTCAGACACTGTAGTAGCCGCCAAACAACTGGATGCCGGCAAGATCATCAAGGAACATATCGCACCGCTGATCAAAGGCGGCGGCGGCGGACAGAAAAACCTGGCTACGGCAGGTGGACAGGATGCCAGCCAGCTCCAGGCCGTTATCGAAAAAGTAAAAGGATTGCTGTAA
- a CDS encoding heme ABC transporter ATP-binding protein, giving the protein MIVSARNISYWIAQRPILHKLSFNIQPGELTVVLGQNGAGKSTFLKMLSGESKPTMGQVLLNNKDLHKIPVKQLATMRAVLSQHYASALPFNCEEIVMMGRYPYFGTKPGMDDHRIVKECMDEMQVVHLTGRNYQALSGGEQQRVQMARVLAQLRSAKNSDAHWRNEKQQGLLLLDEPTSSMDVLHQQVALSKAKELSVLGYTVVVILHDLNLAAQFADTILLLKQGCLVASGGVRNVLTSENLSNAYNLELDILESDEYDFPILVPARHKNRTVLLRS; this is encoded by the coding sequence ATGATCGTATCAGCACGCAACATATCATACTGGATAGCGCAGCGGCCAATTCTGCACAAACTATCGTTCAACATCCAACCAGGTGAGCTCACCGTAGTACTCGGACAGAACGGCGCCGGTAAATCCACTTTCCTGAAAATGCTTTCAGGAGAATCCAAACCTACGATGGGGCAGGTGCTGCTCAACAACAAAGACCTGCACAAGATCCCTGTGAAGCAACTGGCCACCATGCGTGCTGTACTCAGTCAGCATTATGCTTCAGCATTGCCGTTCAATTGCGAAGAGATCGTGATGATGGGCCGCTATCCTTATTTCGGTACAAAACCCGGCATGGATGATCATCGCATCGTGAAGGAATGCATGGACGAAATGCAGGTAGTGCATCTCACAGGAAGAAATTACCAGGCATTGAGCGGAGGGGAACAACAACGCGTACAAATGGCGCGGGTGCTGGCCCAGCTCAGGTCTGCCAAAAACAGCGATGCCCACTGGCGCAATGAAAAACAACAGGGGCTGTTGTTACTGGATGAGCCTACCAGCAGCATGGATGTACTTCATCAGCAAGTCGCGCTCAGCAAAGCAAAAGAATTATCAGTGCTCGGCTATACTGTAGTGGTGATCCTGCATGATCTCAACCTGGCCGCACAATTCGCCGATACCATCCTGTTGCTGAAGCAGGGATGTCTGGTAGCATCAGGTGGTGTGCGTAATGTGCTCACTTCAGAGAACCTCAGCAATGCCTATAATCTCGAACTGGATATCCTGGAATCGGATGAATATGATTTCCCGATACTGGTGCCGGCAAGACATAAGAACAGAACCGTATTACTTCGATCTTAA
- a CDS encoding M23 family metallopeptidase has product MKKIKYYYNTNTLRYEKLETPLRVKLLRVLGFISAAIVTAIIIVSIAYRYFPSANEKKLMEENEKLEDQFESLEQAARKLSQRLTELESRDNDIYRTIFEANPIPDSIRALEMAQQKEWRLVNSMTNSELENSIVQTLNNLNNRMSNQDKSYGEITKFIANKEELLACTPAIQPVSNSDLKRVASGFGSRIDPVYKTIKFHAGLDFSAPQGTPIYATANGSIRTAGNLGNGYGNHVIINHGYGYETLYGHMFKVKVKSGQKVKRGEIIGWVGSTGKSTGPHCHYEVHKNGRPIDPIYFFYNDLTPEQFDRMLKMAASSNQSFD; this is encoded by the coding sequence ATGAAAAAGATTAAGTATTACTATAATACCAATACGCTTCGTTACGAGAAGCTTGAGACCCCTCTGCGGGTGAAACTCCTCCGGGTATTGGGTTTCATTTCTGCTGCCATCGTTACCGCTATTATTATTGTATCCATTGCTTATCGTTATTTCCCTTCGGCCAACGAAAAAAAGCTGATGGAAGAGAACGAAAAGCTGGAAGATCAGTTCGAAAGCCTGGAACAGGCAGCCCGCAAACTATCACAGCGACTGACTGAACTCGAGAGCCGCGACAATGATATTTACCGCACCATCTTTGAAGCCAATCCCATCCCAGACAGTATCAGGGCGCTGGAAATGGCGCAGCAGAAAGAATGGAGACTGGTCAACAGCATGACCAACTCCGAACTGGAGAACTCCATCGTACAAACGCTCAACAACCTGAACAACCGGATGTCCAACCAGGACAAATCATACGGCGAGATCACCAAGTTCATTGCCAACAAAGAAGAGCTTCTTGCCTGTACACCGGCCATTCAACCAGTCAGCAATTCCGATCTCAAACGTGTTGCTTCCGGTTTCGGGAGCCGCATCGATCCAGTATATAAAACCATCAAATTCCACGCTGGTCTTGACTTCTCTGCTCCGCAGGGAACTCCTATCTATGCCACAGCCAACGGCTCCATTCGTACAGCCGGCAATCTCGGCAACGGTTATGGCAATCACGTGATCATCAACCACGGTTACGGGTATGAAACACTTTACGGACATATGTTCAAAGTGAAAGTGAAGTCCGGCCAGAAAGTGAAACGTGGCGAGATCATCGGATGGGTAGGCAGCACCGGAAAATCCACCGGCCCGCACTGTCACTACGAAGTTCACAAGAACGGCAGGCCCATCGATCCCATTTATTTCTTCTATAATGATCTCACGCCTGAACAGTTCGACAGGATGTTGAAAATGGCGGCGAGCAGCAATCAAAGTTTTGATTAA
- a CDS encoding TonB-dependent receptor plug domain-containing protein — MRIIITGSFFGIFLMMATNSNLAAQTAAKDSVPFRVRSLQEVVVTGQYQPQSLRKSVYQVRTISADRISRQGATNLTGVLNNELGIRFSNDRTLGTTDIELMGMSGRNVKILLDGVPMVDRGDTRESLNQIDVHTIERIEIVEGPMSVSYGSDALAGVINIITKKGGKGKLAVMAGVQEESAGSEYDPGLNKGVHNQYFNLIWNKKNWTIAAGGAHNDFGGWKESRDTTLAKLEWHPKQQWLGNARIGYRNDKINTWYRFDALTETITNNGPVFETTNTTPDQNYYTHRYLHQLQAEYNMSERLQWNALAAYTDYSRRTQTTILDLNTGKETLSTGEGEQDRSSFNSIVARLTAQYKISDKVSLQPGLDLNRESAKGARIQGTPSITDFAVFASAEWKPAAGVNIRPGLRFIHNSVYDAPPVVPSINTKFDLGKDFDLRVAYARGFRSPALRELYFWFFDASHSIKGNTNLKAEYSNSFNGSLTWHPQSGKEWKWKTTLGAFYNDFRNQINYGMDLSVPGVMTYINIDKFKTTGGTISSSINYKAWQLNVGFSMIGRYNSLTEDDTYSKDDLPDFMWSPEVNANLLYDFQKIGTRLSLFYKFTGKRPVYQAVTVNGQPAAARAETNSFSWADATISKSLGKFITLNGGVKNIFNVTTLASTVGNTGAAHSTGGDLPLSYGRSWFLGMVFQWYQ, encoded by the coding sequence ATGCGTATAATAATAACAGGATCATTCTTCGGGATCTTCCTTATGATGGCAACCAATAGCAACCTTGCGGCCCAGACGGCTGCAAAGGATAGTGTGCCCTTTCGCGTTAGGTCGTTGCAGGAGGTGGTGGTAACCGGACAATATCAACCTCAGTCACTTCGCAAATCCGTATACCAGGTTCGTACTATTTCGGCTGACCGCATTTCCCGTCAGGGTGCTACCAATTTGACCGGAGTTCTTAACAATGAACTGGGAATACGATTTTCCAATGATAGAACACTCGGAACAACTGATATCGAGCTGATGGGTATGAGCGGAAGGAATGTGAAAATATTGCTGGATGGTGTGCCGATGGTTGATCGCGGTGATACGCGTGAAAGCCTTAACCAGATCGATGTACATACGATCGAGCGAATCGAGATCGTGGAAGGGCCCATGTCGGTTTCTTACGGATCAGATGCGCTGGCAGGCGTGATCAATATCATCACGAAGAAAGGAGGCAAAGGCAAACTGGCTGTTATGGCCGGCGTACAGGAAGAATCGGCCGGTAGTGAATACGATCCCGGTTTGAACAAAGGCGTGCACAATCAATACTTCAATCTCATTTGGAATAAAAAGAACTGGACAATTGCTGCTGGTGGAGCACATAACGATTTCGGCGGCTGGAAAGAAAGCAGGGATACTACACTCGCGAAACTTGAATGGCATCCGAAACAACAATGGCTTGGCAATGCGCGCATCGGTTACAGGAACGATAAGATCAATACCTGGTATCGTTTTGATGCGCTTACAGAAACTATCACCAATAACGGCCCGGTCTTTGAAACAACCAATACTACTCCCGATCAGAATTACTATACGCATCGTTACCTGCATCAGCTGCAGGCGGAATACAATATGAGCGAAAGACTGCAATGGAATGCACTGGCCGCTTATACGGATTATTCGAGAAGAACGCAGACAACTATTTTAGATCTCAATACAGGAAAAGAAACTTTGAGTACAGGAGAAGGAGAGCAGGACAGATCGAGCTTCAACAGTATAGTGGCGAGACTGACTGCTCAATATAAAATTTCAGATAAGGTCTCGCTGCAGCCTGGTCTCGATCTTAACCGGGAGAGTGCAAAAGGCGCGCGGATTCAGGGAACGCCATCCATTACAGACTTCGCTGTTTTTGCATCAGCGGAATGGAAGCCGGCGGCTGGCGTGAATATCCGTCCGGGCCTTCGTTTCATTCATAATTCGGTGTATGATGCACCTCCGGTGGTTCCATCGATCAATACAAAATTCGATCTCGGAAAAGATTTCGATCTGCGTGTGGCCTATGCCCGTGGATTCCGTTCGCCGGCATTGAGGGAATTGTATTTCTGGTTCTTCGATGCCAGTCATTCCATCAAGGGAAATACGAATCTCAAAGCAGAATATTCAAACAGTTTCAACGGATCACTCACCTGGCATCCGCAATCCGGCAAAGAATGGAAGTGGAAAACCACACTGGGCGCCTTTTACAACGATTTCAGAAACCAGATCAATTATGGAATGGATCTTTCTGTGCCAGGTGTTATGACCTATATCAATATCGATAAGTTCAAAACTACAGGCGGCACCATCAGCTCTTCAATCAACTACAAAGCATGGCAGTTGAATGTGGGATTCTCCATGATCGGCAGGTACAATAGTCTCACAGAAGATGATACTTATTCAAAAGATGATCTTCCTGATTTCATGTGGTCGCCGGAAGTGAATGCCAACCTGCTCTATGATTTCCAAAAGATCGGTACCCGGCTTAGCCTGTTCTACAAGTTCACCGGTAAGAGACCCGTATACCAGGCAGTGACAGTGAATGGTCAACCTGCTGCAGCCAGGGCGGAGACTAACAGCTTCTCCTGGGCTGATGCCACAATAAGTAAATCACTCGGCAAATTCATTACACTGAATGGCGGAGTCAAGAATATTTTCAACGTTACCACACTTGCCAGTACTGTCGGAAACACAGGTGCAGCGCACAGTACAGGAGGCGACCTGCCATTGAGCTATGGCCGCTCCTGGTTTTTGGGAATGGTTTTTCAATGGTATCAATAA
- a CDS encoding heme/hemin ABC transporter substrate-binding protein: MKKIFFVLLPLTLLISSMSGAQQRIVSLNGAISEMLCSLGLESQIAGVDVTSNFPASLRQKASVGHNRNISAEGILALHPTLILGVKDELKPEVLEQLKSANVKVQLIPQAFSAEGTRTMLTEIAKVTNTVEKGKELLSKFDKEMAALKIAPTGKKVLFVYARGAGSMTVCGTGQSPDHMIKLAGASNAMTDFKDFKPLSAEAVVAANPDVILLFDSGLQSVGGVDGLLKVPGVSSTNAGKNKKIISMDGQFLSGFGLRLPQAIQQLNKKIIG, translated from the coding sequence ATGAAGAAGATATTCTTTGTACTGTTACCATTAACCTTACTTATCTCCAGTATGTCCGGTGCACAGCAGCGCATTGTGTCGCTCAACGGAGCGATCAGTGAAATGTTGTGCTCACTGGGGCTGGAGAGCCAGATAGCTGGCGTGGATGTAACCAGCAATTTCCCTGCCTCACTCAGGCAAAAAGCGAGTGTGGGCCACAACCGTAACATTTCTGCCGAAGGCATTCTGGCGCTTCACCCAACACTGATCCTCGGAGTGAAAGATGAACTAAAGCCTGAAGTACTGGAGCAACTCAAGTCTGCTAACGTCAAAGTACAGTTGATACCACAGGCATTCTCTGCTGAAGGAACCAGGACGATGCTCACTGAAATCGCCAAAGTCACCAACACGGTAGAAAAAGGAAAAGAACTGCTCAGCAAATTCGATAAGGAAATGGCCGCATTGAAAATTGCGCCTACCGGCAAGAAAGTGCTTTTCGTGTATGCGCGAGGTGCAGGTTCCATGACCGTTTGCGGAACGGGGCAAAGTCCTGATCATATGATCAAACTGGCCGGAGCATCCAATGCCATGACTGATTTCAAAGATTTCAAGCCTTTATCTGCGGAAGCTGTAGTGGCTGCCAATCCTGATGTGATCCTTCTTTTCGACAGCGGCCTTCAAAGTGTTGGCGGCGTGGATGGATTGCTGAAAGTGCCGGGCGTCAGCAGCACCAATGCAGGAAAGAATAAAAAGATAATATCGATGGATGGCCAGTTCCTCTCTGGTTTTGGACTGAGACTGCCACAGGCTATCCAGCAATTGAATAAAAAGATCATTGGTTAA
- a CDS encoding HmuY family protein, with amino-acid sequence MLNRFTALMLIGTATIFSACEKDDPPLAENQVQFEASEQGLATDETSKEITVKLSRNTDVDIPLTIGLKETGVVYGTQYTTAPAANSGVIALTIPAGSNSAKFTVTKKSEILLNGDENIEFTIKTASTLVGQTTKIKLSFSSIVSGGIDMTLNGGSGGASAVNSVYVDLSNNSQISIDRKSYDLMFSAGPEFRVLLNNTAGWAVLKVNKTDIKAVTEADITAAQMQVGYGFGNLNMIDDVEGDITKNAMGEVSATDADNKVFVINTAGPSFTPPALTGFKKIRVLRNANGGYTLQHADLNSETFTTVEISKDSKFNYTFFSLTTNSVKTVEPPKDRWDFVWGWSWYKTLDQGVWIPYAYSDLVFTNSRNNVQIAEVLTTAVSYAGFNETHIAEQTFNNKRDAIGSKWRITQTGQGLPPLGVLKDRFYVIKDAAGNVYKLRWNSFHSGPADGGTRGYPTLEFKLIKKA; translated from the coding sequence ATGTTGAACAGATTTACTGCACTTATGCTGATAGGAACAGCAACAATTTTCTCGGCCTGTGAGAAAGACGATCCACCACTGGCAGAGAATCAGGTACAGTTCGAAGCGTCTGAACAAGGTCTTGCTACCGATGAAACTTCAAAAGAAATTACCGTAAAGCTGTCGCGCAATACAGATGTGGATATTCCGTTGACCATCGGGTTGAAAGAAACAGGAGTTGTTTACGGAACACAATACACCACTGCTCCGGCTGCCAACTCAGGAGTAATTGCACTGACTATTCCTGCAGGCAGCAACAGTGCAAAATTTACCGTCACCAAAAAATCAGAGATACTGCTGAATGGTGATGAGAACATCGAGTTCACCATTAAAACAGCGTCAACACTGGTTGGACAAACAACCAAGATCAAATTGTCATTCTCCTCTATCGTTTCCGGAGGAATCGATATGACCCTGAACGGTGGTTCAGGCGGTGCATCTGCTGTGAATTCTGTATACGTTGATCTCAGCAATAACTCACAGATTTCAATCGATCGAAAGAGCTACGACCTGATGTTCAGTGCAGGCCCTGAATTTCGCGTATTGCTGAACAATACTGCCGGCTGGGCCGTGTTGAAAGTGAACAAGACTGATATCAAAGCTGTAACAGAGGCCGATATCACTGCCGCTCAAATGCAGGTAGGATATGGGTTCGGTAATCTGAATATGATCGATGATGTAGAAGGTGACATTACCAAAAATGCCATGGGTGAAGTTTCCGCTACAGATGCAGACAACAAAGTATTTGTGATCAACACTGCGGGCCCTTCATTCACGCCACCGGCACTCACGGGGTTTAAGAAGATCAGAGTGCTTCGTAACGCCAATGGTGGATATACACTTCAGCACGCAGATCTTAATTCAGAAACTTTTACAACTGTTGAAATTTCAAAGGACAGTAAGTTCAATTATACTTTCTTCTCACTGACCACCAACAGCGTAAAAACTGTGGAACCTCCAAAAGACCGCTGGGATTTTGTTTGGGGCTGGAGCTGGTATAAGACGCTAGACCAGGGAGTATGGATCCCCTATGCATATTCCGATCTCGTGTTCACCAATAGCCGGAATAATGTGCAGATTGCGGAAGTACTTACTACTGCTGTGAGCTATGCCGGTTTCAATGAAACGCATATCGCGGAGCAGACATTCAACAATAAGCGGGATGCCATCGGTTCAAAATGGAGGATCACGCAAACAGGACAGGGGCTTCCACCATTGGGTGTATTGAAAGACCGGTTCTATGTGATCAAAGACGCAGCCGGCAATGTTTACAAACTCAGGTGGAACAGCTTCCACTCTGGCCCTGCTGATGGCGGAACACGCGGCTATCCCACGCTGGAATTCAAACTTATTAAGAAAGCCTAA
- a CDS encoding FecCD family ABC transporter permease produces the protein MKKKWVTIGLIVLLLVIVILAAGIGAMKISPQQVVAILMNKAGFHLPVAYEDGMASVLLHIRLPRVAMAVLIGAGLAVAGVAMQGLFRNPMADPGLIGISFGASLFAVLVIVVISTLPFLAIDNLMPRYYLLSLFTFVGACITSFLVFRISRSGGKTMLVTLLLAGLAINALCRALIDLITYTANDQQLRNATIWTMGSLGGANWQIVLMLLPFIMIPILLLPRLAKSLNAFALGENEAAYLGINVKRLKTLIIVLATLAVGASVAVAGIIGFVGLIVPHMMRAISGNDHRSLLLNSALAGASLLTLADVCSRTIIAPAELPIGIVTAVLGTPVFVMLLIKQKKQLRTVPS, from the coding sequence ATGAAGAAGAAGTGGGTAACGATAGGACTGATCGTATTGCTGCTGGTGATCGTGATACTGGCAGCAGGCATCGGCGCCATGAAGATATCACCGCAGCAAGTGGTAGCCATTCTGATGAACAAGGCTGGCTTCCACCTGCCTGTGGCCTATGAAGATGGAATGGCCAGTGTGCTGCTTCATATCAGGTTGCCGCGCGTGGCGATGGCCGTGCTGATCGGTGCAGGACTGGCAGTGGCCGGTGTAGCAATGCAGGGATTGTTCCGCAATCCCATGGCCGATCCCGGACTCATCGGCATCTCATTCGGAGCTTCGTTGTTTGCAGTGTTGGTGATTGTTGTGATCTCCACACTTCCTTTCCTGGCCATCGATAACCTGATGCCGAGATATTACCTGCTCAGTCTTTTCACTTTCGTGGGAGCCTGCATCACTTCTTTCCTGGTGTTCAGGATCTCGAGATCAGGAGGCAAGACGATGCTGGTAACACTATTACTCGCAGGATTGGCCATCAACGCGCTCTGCCGCGCACTCATCGATCTTATCACTTATACAGCCAACGATCAGCAACTCCGCAATGCTACCATCTGGACAATGGGAAGCCTCGGAGGCGCCAACTGGCAGATCGTACTCATGCTCTTACCATTTATCATGATACCGATACTGTTGTTGCCGCGACTGGCGAAATCACTCAACGCATTTGCATTGGGTGAGAACGAAGCCGCCTATCTCGGCATCAATGTAAAAAGATTGAAAACACTCATCATCGTACTGGCCACACTTGCTGTAGGGGCTTCCGTGGCAGTAGCAGGGATTATCGGTTTTGTTGGATTGATAGTACCGCATATGATGCGCGCCATCTCCGGCAACGACCACCGGTCCCTGCTACTCAACAGTGCGTTGGCAGGAGCATCCTTACTCACACTCGCAGATGTGTGCAGCCGCACCATCATTGCACCGGCAGAATTGCCGATCGGGATCGTTACGGCCGTTCTCGGCACTCCGGTATTTGTAATGTTACTGATCAAACAAAAAAAACAATTGCGCACTGTACCATCATGA
- a CDS encoding helix-turn-helix domain-containing protein, which yields MAYKQPIMQEEMNLLHEKEQQIPGSVQYMIHRYEKHSQWSIEDTGMMVYHFRKNEPKENYLELRFCLSGNVYCKQKSTECDQCKFGNTRSCSDRAETVDVLSFRFAPAHLSQFVRSNDPVNTSSDEILQFLHASSFTKMLNLCGRTRMVLEAVLNHNYTGSMENIYINAQVQMLLLYSLECMLGEEKGEKGIEAFQCKFLANEADRDKIVRAREILIQHIGEPITIKELSRKVAINECYLKKGFKELFGTTVFDFYQNQRMEHARYLLYEKGLSVTEVSMMLGYSSISHFSTAFKRHTGIKPCELLLH from the coding sequence ATGGCTTACAAGCAGCCGATCATGCAGGAAGAGATGAATCTGTTGCACGAGAAAGAGCAGCAGATCCCTGGTTCTGTACAGTATATGATCCACCGTTACGAAAAACATTCGCAATGGAGTATCGAGGATACGGGTATGATGGTGTATCATTTCCGCAAGAATGAGCCCAAAGAAAATTACCTGGAGCTTCGCTTCTGTTTGTCTGGTAATGTTTACTGCAAACAAAAATCCACTGAGTGCGATCAGTGCAAATTCGGCAACACCCGTTCCTGCAGTGACCGCGCTGAAACAGTGGATGTATTGAGTTTCCGTTTTGCTCCGGCCCATTTATCCCAGTTTGTCCGTTCAAATGATCCGGTAAATACTTCATCCGACGAGATCCTGCAGTTCCTGCATGCTTCTTCTTTCACCAAAATGCTCAACCTCTGCGGCAGAACACGTATGGTGCTGGAAGCTGTGTTGAATCACAACTACACCGGCAGCATGGAGAATATCTACATCAATGCACAGGTTCAGATGCTGTTGCTCTACAGCCTGGAATGCATGCTGGGTGAAGAGAAAGGCGAAAAAGGGATCGAAGCCTTCCAGTGCAAGTTCCTCGCCAATGAAGCTGACCGCGACAAGATCGTTAGAGCGCGCGAGATCCTCATCCAGCATATCGGTGAGCCAATCACCATCAAGGAGCTGAGCCGTAAAGTAGCGATCAATGAGTGCTATCTCAAGAAAGGTTTCAAAGAACTCTTCGGCACCACCGTCTTCGACTTCTACCAGAACCAGCGTATGGAGCATGCGCGTTACCTCCTTTATGAAAAAGGACTGAGTGTAACCGAAGTGTCCATGATGCTCGGCTATTCCTCCATTTCACATTTCTCTACGGCGTTCAAGCGTCATACCGGCATCAAGCCATGTGAATTGTTGTTACACTAA